One Glycine soja cultivar W05 chromosome 2, ASM419377v2, whole genome shotgun sequence genomic region harbors:
- the LOC114388497 gene encoding protein MIZU-KUSSEI 1-like — protein MAAKSPHDSSFSFSRRYFHWKKKALDESDNEEEILNFSSSSSYFPEEVNDNQDDHNHNHNHHLTLQMPSQYNAKKKTHFSKKSKFKSVLTIFTVTRVPRLRLNNISNSFNLDMRVMGTLFGHRRDHVYFAFQEDPKLGPTFLVKLATRTSTLVREMASGLVRIALECEKKKNATAKVRLLEEPLWRTYCNGRKCGYANRRECGPHEWKILKAVEPISMGAGVLPVVCGNEAAGSEEEASGEVMYMRAKYERVVGSRDSEAFYMMNPDASGGPELSIYLIRV, from the coding sequence ATGGCCGCCAAATCCCCCCATGACTCTTCATTCTCCTTCTCAAGAAGGTACTTCCATTGGAAGAAGAAAGCCTTGGATGAATCTGATAATGAGGAAGAAATCCTCAACTTCTCATCTTCATCCTCATATTTCCCTGAAGAAGTTAATGACAACCAAGATGATCACAATCATAATCACAATCACCACCTCACACTCCAAATGCCATCACAGTATAATGCCAAGAAAAAAACCCACTTCTCCAAGAAGTCCAAGTTTAAGTCCGTTCTAACCATCTTCACCGTCACGCGCGTGCCGAGACTGAGACTGAACAACATCAGCAACAGTTTCAATCTCGACATGCGCGTGATGGGGACACTCTTCGGCCACCGCCGAGACCATGTGTACTTCGCCTTTCAGGAGGATCCAAAACTGGGTCCTACGTTCCTCGTCAAGCTCGCCACCCGGACGAGTACACTAGTCCGGGAAATGGCCTCGGGGCTGGTGAGAATCGCGCTGGAAtgcgagaaaaagaaaaacgcCACGGCCAAAGTGAGGCTGCTTGAGGAGCCACTCTGGAGAACGTACTGCAACGGAAGAAAGTGCGGGTACGCGAACAGGCGCGAGTGTGGGCCCCATGAGTGGAAGATACTGAAGGCGGTGGAGCCCATATCGATGGGGGCAGGGGTGTTGCCAGTGGTGTGCGGGAATGAAGCTGCGGGGTCCGAGGAAGAAGCTTCTGGGGAGGTTATGTACATGAGAGCCAAGTATGAGAGGGTTGTGGGGTCCAGAGACTCTGAGGCGTTTTACATGATGAACCCTGATGCGAGTGGAGGTCCTGAACTTAGCATTTACTTGATTAGAGTTTAA